AAGATGCTTGGTCCGGGCCTGGATGTCCGCCTTGAGGCCGTATTCGGCCATCTTGCCCGACAGGGCTTCCCGAACGTCCTCGATGAACCGCCCGCTCTTTTTTTCGACCTCTTCCACCTTTTCCTGGAGGGTCCTGTAAAAGTCGGGCTTGAGGAACTTGAGACAGAGGTTTTCCAGCTCGATCCTCACCTCCTGCATGCCGAGACGGCCCGCGATGGGGGCGTAGATGTCGATGGTCTCCTGCGCGATCTTGATCTGCTTTTCCTCCGGGAGAAATTGGAGGGTCCGCATGTTATGGAGCCGGTCGGCGAGCTTCACCAAGATGACGCGGATGTCCTCCGCCATCGCCATGAACATCTTGCGGAAGTTCTCGGCCTGGCGCTGCTCCTTGGACGCGAAACTGATCTTCGAAAGTTTCGTCACGCCGTCGACCAGGTGCGCGATCGTCTTTCCGAAGATGGATTCGATCTCATCGACGGTTGTCAGCGTATCCTCGACCGTGTCGTGGAGGAGGCCCGTGGCGATCGACGGAGGGTCCAAACGCATCTGGGCCAGGATGTGGGAGACCTCCAAGGGATGGATCAGGTAGGGCTCGCCCGAACGGCGCGTCTGCCCCTGATGGACCTTGGCGGAAAAGACGTAGGCTTTCTTGATGAGGTCGAGATCCGAGTCGGGGTTGTACCGATGAACCTCTTCAAGGATGTCTTCTAACCTTATCAACGATGGCCCTCAATTCCTGGTAAGCACGATCGACGTTATCGTTGATAATAACATAATCGAACTTGTCCCGCTCGGCCATCTCGCGTTTTGCGTTGTCCAGTCGGCGCTTCAGGGCCTCGGGGGCCTCGGTCCGACGGGCCTTGAGACGGTCCTCCAACGCCTCCAGCGAGGGGGGCAGGAGGAAGATGAGGCAGGCGTCGGGATACGCCCTGCGGAGACTCATGGCGCCGCGGATGTCGATGTCCAGAACCGTGTCCAGACCCAGGGCGCGGCGCTCGACCAACGGGCCCTTGGGCGTCCCGTAGAACGACGAATGGACTTCCTCCCATTCAAAGAAGAGATCCTTTTGAACCATTTCCCGGAAGGTCTCGTCGTCGAGGAAGACGTAATCGACCCCGTCACGTTCGCCGGACCGCGGGGGGCGCGTGGTGCAGGAGACGGAGCGGGCGATGTCGGGAAAATCCGCCAGGAGCCGGTTGAGCAAGGTCGTTTTGCCCGCCCCCGAGGGAGCGGAGACGACAAAAATGCGGCCCGGCTTACTCGACATTTTGGATTTGCTCTCGGATGCGTTCCAGCTCGCTCTTAAACTCGATCACCTGGTGGGCCAGTTTCACGCCCTGCGACTTGGAGCCGATCGTGTTGATCTCCCGGCCCATCTCCTGGGCGAGGAAGTCGAACTTCCGCCCGATGGGCTCGCTTAAGCGCGTAAACCGTTCGAACTCATGAAGATGGCTCCGAAGACGAACAATTTCCTCGGTCACGTCCGCGCGTTCCGCCATGATCGCCGTCTCCTGCAACACGCGACCCTCCTCCATGGTCCCCGGCCCCTTGTATCGCTCTTCGAGTTTCCTGCGGTAGCTGTCGCCGCGCTTGAGGGCCTCCTTTTCGATGACCTGGAGGAGCTTGAACAAGTGCCTGGCCCGGCCCTCGAACCATTTCCGCAGACGCAAGCCCTCGCGGGACCTCATCGTCCGGAGACTGTCCAAGGCCCGGTCCACAAGAGCCATCAGGGGCTTACGGAGGGCCTCGATGTCCTCCGAGCCGGCGTGGGCGAACAGGATCCCGCGGCAGGTGAGGATGTCCGAGATCGAAACGGGACCCGAGATCCCCACCTCCTTTTGGAGGCGCTTCAAGACGCGGTAGGAGCGCTTGGCCAGTTCGATCTCGGCCTGCTCCCGGTCGACGCTCTCCTCCCGGAGGAAGAGCTCAAACTTGCCGCGGGCAAAACGCTCGCGCACGCGCCGGGCCACCTCGGGGTCGAAGATGGCGAAACGGCCCGGCGAACGGAAGCTGACCTCGCAGAAACGGTGGTTGACGGAACGCGCCTCGACCACGAGGCGAAAGCGCCCGACTTTCCCTTGAGCGACGCCGAACCCGGTCATTGAATACATGAAAATTAAGCCTCGAATCGGATCTTGGTACCACCGACGGTGATCAGATCGCCCTTCTTGAGGATCTTCGATTCCACCTCGGCGCCGTTGACGAACGTGCCGTTCTTGCTCACGAGGTCCAGGATGCCGACCAACCCCGATTCGTCGTAGAAGAGCATGGCATGGAGCCGGGAAATGGCCGTGTCCTTGAGTTGGACGTCGTTCTCCCGGACGAAACCGCCCAGGCTCTCCGTCCCCGCCGCCTTGGGCCGGGGACCGGACTTGGCGCCGTCGCTCTTGTGGAACTGCTTGCTCAGGTACTGCATGACGACCTTCTTCGAGGCGTCGTCCAGGCTCACCGCGGCGTCCACGGCGAAGATCTTGGTCCGCTCGGCGTCGTCCAAGGATCGCCCCAAGGCCCGGCAGGTGCCCTTCTCCAGGTCGATCCGGTCGCCCTTGTTCTTGCCCTCGACGATCAGGAACACGGCCTTTTCGCCCGATGGGACCCTGACGGGGGCTTCGCCACCTTTTTCAGATCTCATAGGAAACGCCTCCTCGATGAGCATCACGGGAATGCCGTCCCGGATGGGATAGACGATGCGGCAGGATTCGCAGATCAGGCCCTTTTCATCGCCGGCGAGCGTCAGATCCGCCTTGCACTTGGGGCAAGCGAGTATCGACAAGATGTCATTGTCGAGCCGGCGAGCGGGCATCAGAAATTTTTACTCCATCTTGATGGGACCGGTAAAGCGCTGATTGTACATGCCGATCAGGCGCGACGTCAGATCGTCCTTGGTCTTGGCATAGAGGACGGCGTCCTGGGAGGTTTCGACGATCATCGTGTAGCCTTCCTTCTGTCCGACCTCCGCTGTGATCGTCTTCAGGTTCTGCAGGATCTGGTTCGTCATCTTGGCTTCCTTCGAGACGAGTTCGCCGCGATAGGTCTCCATGTTTTTCTGAAGCTCCGTGAGCTTATCGTAGAATTCCTTTTGCTTGGCGGCCATCGCGTCCTTGGAAAGGACCGAGCCCTGCTTCTGGGCCTCTTCCTGCAGCTTCTTTAACGCATCCTGCTGGAGGGCCAATTTCTTCTGCTTGGCGTCGAACTCGGCCTTGAGGGACGCCTTGGCGCGCTTGCCCTGCTCGACCTCGTTCAAGGCCTGCTGGAAGTTCACGCCGCCGATCTTGACTTCCTGCGCTTGAACCGCGGACGCTGCGCCCAGTACGAGGGAGAACACGGTCACCATCGCGAAAATTTTCTTCATGGCTGAAATCCTCCTTAAATGATTCCGCATCTTTTATACGGGCAAAAAAGCGAACGCAAGAAGGTTTGCTTCGTCAGAAAAAGCTCCCAATGGTGAAATTAAACACGATGGGGTCCTCGCCGGGGTCGCGGCCGAAGGGGATGCCCCATTCGAAACGAAGGGGGCCGAGAGGAGAGTTCCAGCGGAGACCGAAGCCAAAGTCCGAACGGAGGCGGTTCAGGGCGAAATTCTGGTCCTCCGCGAAGGAGTTGCCCGCGTCGACGAAGGTGACCATCCGGAAACCGGCCGGCTCGTAGATGGGAAACTCGAGCTCGAAGTTGAATTGAACCATCTTGTTGCCGCCGTACACGAAACGGTTGTCGCCGCCGGCGACCGAGTTCGGAATCTGCACGGACGGGCCCACGGACCTGAGCGTATAGCCTCGCAGGGAGTTGACGCCGCCCATGAAGAAGCGCTCGAAGAGGGGCACGGGCAGGCTGTTCAAGCTCGATATTTGAGCGATCGTCATGTTGATCTTGCCCACGAGCCCTTTCCAGATGGGCTGGTAATAACGGAAGTTCTCGGTCCAACGGAGGAACTCGTTGTCGCCGCCCAATCCCGCGTACTCGACCGACGAGCTCGCGTACATGCCCTTCGTGGGGAAGATCCGGTTGTTCCGCGTGTCGCGGGCCAACGTCACCGAGGCGCTGGACGTGAGACCGGAAAGGTTTTGGTTGAACACCGCGGGCACGGTGGTGCGGAAGTCGCCGACGTCGACGTCCTCGATCTGGTAGCCCAGGCGGATGCTCGACCACTCGAAGAGCCGGTGCCCGAGGCTGAGCGATCCGCCGAATGAGCGGCGGTCGAAGTCCGTGAAGACGTTGACCGTGCGGAAGCCCGAGACGGAGAGAAGCCAGTCGGAGTCGAGGAAGTGCGCGTCCTCAAAAGAGAGGACGAAGAGCTGCCGCTTGGACGAGAGCTCGGTCGAAAATTGGCCGCTGATGCCGTAGCCCAAGAAGTTCTGTTTCGCGATGGACGCCGTAAAGATGAAATTCTCCGCCGAGGAGAAACCGGCGCCGATGGAAAACGTGCCCGTGGGCTTCTCCTTCACGGTAATATTGATGTTGATCCGGTCGTCCGCCGACCCGCGGGGCGTCGCGAAGTTGACCTCCTCGAAATAGCCCAGGGCCTGCAGCCTCTGTTGCGACTGGCGGAGCCGCGTCTCGTTGTAGAGGGAGTTCTCCGTCAGGAGGACCTCGCGGCGGAGCACCTTGTCGCGCGTGATTGTGTTGCCGGAGATGTTGATACGTTCGACGTAGACCCTGGGCCCCTTCTGCACCAAGTAGGTGACGTCGGCG
Above is a genomic segment from bacterium containing:
- the gmk gene encoding guanylate kinase encodes the protein MSSKPGRIFVVSAPSGAGKTTLLNRLLADFPDIARSVSCTTRPPRSGERDGVDYVFLDDETFREMVQKDLFFEWEEVHSSFYGTPKGPLVERRALGLDTVLDIDIRGAMSLRRAYPDACLIFLLPPSLEALEDRLKARRTEAPEALKRRLDNAKREMAERDKFDYVIINDNVDRAYQELRAIVDKVRRHP
- a CDS encoding YicC/YloC family endoribonuclease — encoded protein: MYSMTGFGVAQGKVGRFRLVVEARSVNHRFCEVSFRSPGRFAIFDPEVARRVRERFARGKFELFLREESVDREQAEIELAKRSYRVLKRLQKEVGISGPVSISDILTCRGILFAHAGSEDIEALRKPLMALVDRALDSLRTMRSREGLRLRKWFEGRARHLFKLLQVIEKEALKRGDSYRRKLEERYKGPGTMEEGRVLQETAIMAERADVTEEIVRLRSHLHEFERFTRLSEPIGRKFDFLAQEMGREINTIGSKSQGVKLAHQVIEFKSELERIREQIQNVE
- a CDS encoding FHA domain-containing protein; the protein is MSILACPKCKADLTLAGDEKGLICESCRIVYPIRDGIPVMLIEEAFPMRSEKGGEAPVRVPSGEKAVFLIVEGKNKGDRIDLEKGTCRALGRSLDDAERTKIFAVDAAVSLDDASKKVVMQYLSKQFHKSDGAKSGPRPKAAGTESLGGFVRENDVQLKDTAISRLHAMLFYDESGLVGILDLVSKNGTFVNGAEVESKILKKGDLITVGGTKIRFEA
- a CDS encoding OmpH family outer membrane protein, with product MKKIFAMVTVFSLVLGAASAVQAQEVKIGGVNFQQALNEVEQGKRAKASLKAEFDAKQKKLALQQDALKKLQEEAQKQGSVLSKDAMAAKQKEFYDKLTELQKNMETYRGELVSKEAKMTNQILQNLKTITAEVGQKEGYTMIVETSQDAVLYAKTKDDLTSRLIGMYNQRFTGPIKME
- the bamA gene encoding outer membrane protein assembly factor BamA — protein: MKRIFAAAMLASTVLLASAPAGAQTIREIRSQGNQRVEEATILATVESKVGMAYSPDRVRKDIQALYRLGVFDDVRVEKAAAGGGVRLVYIVSERSQIAKISFVGNKKVKEEKLRELIDVKPFGSTDAARLDSSIRKIQEHYVSEGYHLAEVTPEFRKIPGNAAGDELVFNIREGEPVRIKRINFIGNKVFSDKELRKKIRSKEKGYLSWLSSSGKYQDEQIKRDTAFLVYHYQNNGYLKVKVSPPQVYLSRDRKWLTVTFHIEEGEKYKVRNVDIEGDILTTKEELRSKFKLKGGRVYERKAVEEDLQTLSQIYGDQGYAFANINPQIQPHDEDLTADVTYLVQKGPRVYVERINISGNTITRDKVLRREVLLTENSLYNETRLRQSQQRLQALGYFEEVNFATPRGSADDRININITVKEKPTGTFSIGAGFSSAENFIFTASIAKQNFLGYGISGQFSTELSSKRQLFVLSFEDAHFLDSDWLLSVSGFRTVNVFTDFDRRSFGGSLSLGHRLFEWSSIRLGYQIEDVDVGDFRTTVPAVFNQNLSGLTSSASVTLARDTRNNRIFPTKGMYASSSVEYAGLGGDNEFLRWTENFRYYQPIWKGLVGKINMTIAQISSLNSLPVPLFERFFMGGVNSLRGYTLRSVGPSVQIPNSVAGGDNRFVYGGNKMVQFNFELEFPIYEPAGFRMVTFVDAGNSFAEDQNFALNRLRSDFGFGLRWNSPLGPLRFEWGIPFGRDPGEDPIVFNFTIGSFF